The Nitriliruptor alkaliphilus DSM 45188 genome includes a region encoding these proteins:
- a CDS encoding competence/damage-inducible protein A: MLEASMVVVGDEILGGYVADTNSPWLAGRLRAHGVPLSRVHVVLDELPAIDEALQAELERSRPRLIVTSGGIGSTPDDLTYEAVAASLGRDLVEDPIISSRINRALEWTADKGVEVTDAFAWHLKRMARIPEGSRLLAADAGWAPGVAVDVDGGCDAAGATVVILPGIPREFRALVKGVVEPQLLAGRREAPAVAEIEHSLPESALNLTFEALIERFPDVKLGSYPGAPMLVRLSGDPEQVAAAERLVRDELAAFVATPGGARLAAAWTARFVDPEEDA, translated from the coding sequence GTGCTCGAGGCATCGATGGTCGTGGTCGGGGACGAGATCCTCGGCGGCTACGTGGCCGACACGAACTCGCCCTGGCTCGCCGGACGGTTGCGTGCCCACGGGGTGCCGCTGTCACGGGTCCACGTGGTGCTCGACGAGCTGCCGGCCATCGACGAGGCCCTGCAGGCCGAGCTGGAACGCTCCCGCCCACGCCTCATCGTGACCTCGGGTGGTATCGGGTCGACGCCGGACGATCTGACCTACGAGGCCGTCGCCGCGTCGCTCGGCCGCGACCTGGTGGAGGATCCGATCATCTCCTCGCGGATCAACCGGGCGCTCGAGTGGACGGCCGACAAGGGCGTCGAGGTCACCGACGCGTTCGCCTGGCACCTCAAGCGGATGGCGCGGATCCCGGAGGGCAGCCGGCTGCTGGCCGCGGACGCCGGGTGGGCGCCGGGGGTGGCCGTCGACGTCGACGGTGGGTGCGACGCGGCAGGTGCCACCGTGGTGATCCTGCCCGGCATCCCGCGGGAGTTCCGGGCGCTCGTGAAGGGCGTGGTCGAACCGCAGCTGCTCGCCGGGCGACGCGAGGCCCCGGCGGTCGCCGAGATCGAGCACAGCCTGCCGGAGTCGGCGCTCAACCTGACCTTCGAGGCGCTCATCGAGCGCTTCCCGGACGTCAAGCTCGGCTCCTACCCCGGCGCGCCCATGCTCGTGCGCCTGTCAGGGGACCCCGAGCAGGTCGCGGCCGCCGAACGACTCGTCCGGGACGAACTCGCGGCCTTCGTGGCGACCCCGGGGGGTGCCCGCCTGGCCGCCGCCTGGACCGCCCGTTTCGTCGATCCCGAGGAGGACGCGTGA
- a CDS encoding hemerythrin domain-containing protein, which produces MAARTTATYADMTKAELDELARERDLEGRSEMKKDELVRALELRDLGPDAIELLTSQHERIKELFSSLEARASRPSKAKLDDVRELVSTLVKHAEIEELVFYPAIREELDLDEDVDESLEEHHAAELLLAELEKLPADAPRYDAKVTVLRENVLHHIEEEETELFPRVRDTLAEERRRELGGAMLRAWDVAPSRPHPLSPDTPPSNWLAGIPAAGYDLVVGVLKAVKRHVLRR; this is translated from the coding sequence GTGGCCGCCAGGACCACCGCCACCTACGCCGACATGACCAAGGCCGAGCTGGACGAGCTCGCCCGCGAGCGTGACCTCGAGGGGCGCTCGGAGATGAAGAAGGACGAGCTGGTCCGCGCGCTCGAGCTGCGCGATCTCGGGCCCGACGCCATCGAGCTGCTCACCTCCCAGCACGAGCGCATCAAGGAGCTGTTCAGCTCGCTCGAGGCACGTGCCTCGCGGCCTTCGAAGGCGAAGCTCGACGACGTACGCGAGCTGGTCTCGACCCTCGTCAAGCACGCCGAGATCGAGGAGCTGGTCTTCTACCCCGCCATCCGTGAGGAGCTCGACCTCGACGAGGACGTCGACGAGAGCCTGGAGGAGCACCACGCGGCCGAGCTGCTGTTGGCCGAGCTCGAGAAGCTCCCGGCTGACGCACCCCGCTACGACGCCAAGGTCACCGTCCTCCGCGAGAACGTCCTGCACCACATCGAGGAGGAGGAGACCGAGCTGTTCCCCCGCGTCCGCGACACCCTCGCCGAGGAGCGCCGACGTGAGCTCGGTGGTGCGATGCTGCGCGCCTGGGACGTGGCGCCGAGCCGACCGCATCCGCTGTCGCCGGACACCCCTCCGAGCAACTGGCTCGCGGGGATCCCCGCTGCGGGCTACGACCTCGTCGTCGGGGTCCTGAAGGCCGTCAAGCGACACGTCCTACGCCGCTGA
- a CDS encoding acyl-CoA dehydrogenase family protein, with protein MTTVEATGFFQDAPRLRDEWEDDLALQRYLERVLPADVRADITPALAEMGLLAATELKDLADAIDTREGEPRHVPFDAWGNRVDRVEPHPGWERMAEVAARHGVIATGYERAHGPWSRVHQFALAYLYGPSSALFSCPLAMTDGAAKTLLGSGDRELIDRAVPRLTSRDPDAFWTSGQWMTERTGGSDVGRSETVAVQDGGVWRLSGTKWFTSAITSQMALTLARPEGNDAGGRGLAMFYVEVRDEDGRLNNLRVVRLKDKLGTKQLPTAELALDGTVAHLVGPPSSGTRNIAPMLTITRLWNSIIAASGTRRGLALARDYARRREAFGGHLIDNPLHQTTLAWLRVQHEASLQLAFHAALLLGREEAGEASEQERLALRLLLPVTKLLTAKQAVAAASEAIESFGGAGYVEDTHLPVLLRDAQVLPIWEGTTNVLSMDALRAIGTEETVTAYAAEVRRAAETATDDALAGVGKLAVDAVDHASAWLVRALDGGPDIIAHGARRFAVTLGRALQAALLVAQGQHDLDVHGDRRAAAVARRFADEGIDVLDEPGRTAAADAALARDEAL; from the coding sequence GTGACCACGGTCGAAGCGACGGGGTTCTTCCAGGACGCTCCGCGGCTGCGCGACGAGTGGGAGGACGACCTCGCCCTCCAGCGCTACCTCGAGCGCGTGCTGCCGGCTGATGTCCGTGCCGACATCACGCCGGCCCTGGCGGAGATGGGGCTACTGGCGGCGACCGAGCTCAAGGACCTTGCGGACGCGATCGACACCCGCGAGGGCGAACCGCGTCACGTGCCGTTCGACGCCTGGGGCAACCGCGTCGACCGCGTCGAGCCACACCCGGGCTGGGAGCGGATGGCCGAGGTCGCCGCGCGGCACGGCGTGATCGCCACCGGCTACGAACGTGCACACGGCCCGTGGTCCCGGGTCCACCAGTTCGCGCTGGCCTACCTCTACGGCCCGTCCTCCGCGCTGTTCTCGTGCCCGCTCGCCATGACCGACGGGGCGGCCAAGACCCTGCTCGGTTCGGGTGACCGCGAGCTGATCGACCGCGCCGTCCCGCGTCTGACCTCGCGCGACCCCGACGCGTTCTGGACCTCGGGTCAGTGGATGACCGAGCGCACGGGGGGCTCCGACGTCGGCCGGTCCGAGACCGTGGCGGTCCAGGACGGCGGTGTCTGGCGCCTGTCGGGCACCAAATGGTTCACCTCGGCGATCACGAGCCAGATGGCGCTGACCCTGGCGCGGCCGGAAGGCAACGACGCCGGCGGCCGGGGCCTCGCCATGTTCTACGTCGAGGTCCGCGACGAGGACGGGCGCCTCAACAACCTCCGCGTGGTGCGCCTCAAGGACAAGCTCGGGACCAAGCAGCTACCGACCGCCGAGCTGGCCCTCGACGGGACCGTCGCCCACCTGGTCGGACCGCCGTCCTCGGGGACGCGCAACATCGCACCGATGCTGACGATCACCCGGCTGTGGAACTCGATCATCGCTGCCAGCGGGACCCGGCGCGGCCTCGCCCTGGCCCGGGACTACGCCCGGCGACGCGAGGCGTTCGGCGGCCACCTGATCGACAACCCGCTGCACCAGACCACGCTCGCGTGGCTCCGGGTCCAGCACGAGGCCTCCCTCCAGCTCGCGTTCCACGCGGCGCTGCTGCTCGGCCGCGAGGAGGCCGGCGAGGCCAGCGAGCAGGAACGACTCGCGCTGCGCCTGCTGCTACCGGTCACGAAGCTGCTGACCGCGAAGCAGGCGGTGGCCGCCGCCTCCGAGGCCATCGAGTCCTTCGGCGGCGCCGGGTACGTCGAGGACACCCACCTGCCCGTTCTGCTCCGCGATGCCCAGGTCCTGCCCATCTGGGAGGGCACGACCAACGTGCTGTCGATGGACGCCCTGCGTGCGATCGGCACCGAGGAGACGGTCACGGCTTACGCGGCCGAGGTGCGGCGGGCCGCCGAGACCGCGACCGACGATGCGCTCGCCGGTGTCGGCAAGCTGGCCGTCGACGCCGTGGACCACGCATCCGCGTGGCTGGTCCGCGCCCTCGACGGAGGTCCGGACATCATCGCGCACGGCGCCCGCCGGTTCGCGGTCACGCTCGGTCGGGCGCTGCAGGCCGCCCTGCTCGTGGCCCAGGGGCAGCACGACCTGGACGTACACGGCGACCGGCGTGCCGCTGCCGTCGCACGCCGCTTCGCCGACGAGGGCATCGACGTGCTGGACGAGCCCGGGCGCACGGCCGCTGCCGATGCCGCGTTGGCTCGCGACGAGGCGCTCTGA
- a CDS encoding MFS transporter produces MSTPGAARPAPELPSSPWRVLCSRDFGGYFLGSSLSNVGTWFQNIAAGLLVYDLTRSSLAVGAVTGAQFLGALVLAPWAGAAADRFDRRRLLMATQAVAATVAAVLAALTGLGAATAPVVIGASAVLGLSTAFAVPALMSLVPSLVAPRDLEVAVSLNSVTFNLARAVGPVLGALAVEQAGYAVAFAINAGSFVAFAAALLVIRTRRPPGSTAGGPGPRPRLRESVRLVAAHPTWAALLLAVGALSLSTDPITTVVPEYALDVLGGSERDAGLLVGAFGAGATATAVLLGRRLRGWRRVLPTAMVVQGVGMLGFAVARDLPTAMGCLLVSGAGYLAGVTGATARVQREVPDAQLGRVMALWSLLFVGTRPFGAALDGLLADGFGPRWAAAALALPVLLGALFLGKRLVGPPPGRVGSQPVDLDAR; encoded by the coding sequence GTGAGCACGCCGGGCGCCGCTCGGCCGGCCCCCGAGCTGCCATCGTCGCCGTGGCGCGTCCTGTGCAGCCGCGACTTCGGGGGCTACTTCCTCGGCTCGTCGCTGTCGAACGTCGGGACCTGGTTCCAGAACATCGCGGCCGGGCTGCTGGTCTACGACCTGACCCGCTCGTCGCTCGCCGTCGGAGCGGTGACGGGTGCGCAGTTCCTCGGCGCGCTGGTCCTCGCGCCGTGGGCCGGCGCAGCGGCGGACCGGTTCGATCGTCGTCGGCTGCTCATGGCCACCCAGGCCGTGGCGGCCACCGTCGCCGCGGTCCTGGCCGCGCTGACCGGTCTCGGCGCCGCGACCGCACCCGTGGTCATCGGCGCCTCCGCGGTGCTGGGCCTCTCGACCGCGTTCGCCGTCCCTGCCCTGATGTCGCTGGTGCCCTCGCTGGTCGCGCCCCGCGACCTCGAGGTCGCCGTGTCGCTCAACTCGGTGACGTTCAACCTGGCCCGCGCGGTCGGGCCGGTCCTCGGCGCCCTCGCGGTGGAGCAGGCCGGGTACGCGGTCGCGTTCGCCATCAACGCGGGCTCGTTCGTGGCGTTCGCCGCCGCCTTGCTGGTGATCCGCACGCGTCGGCCCCCCGGCTCGACGGCCGGCGGTCCCGGGCCACGTCCCCGGCTGCGGGAGTCGGTTCGGCTCGTGGCGGCGCACCCGACCTGGGCCGCACTGCTGCTCGCCGTCGGTGCGTTGTCGCTGTCGACCGACCCGATCACCACCGTCGTGCCCGAGTACGCCCTGGACGTCCTCGGCGGCAGCGAGCGGGACGCCGGCCTCCTGGTGGGCGCCTTCGGGGCCGGAGCGACGGCGACCGCCGTCCTGCTCGGGCGACGGCTGCGAGGGTGGCGCCGGGTGCTGCCGACGGCGATGGTCGTGCAGGGGGTCGGGATGCTGGGGTTCGCTGTCGCGCGTGACCTGCCGACGGCGATGGGTTGCCTCCTGGTGTCCGGCGCGGGCTACCTCGCTGGGGTGACGGGAGCGACCGCCCGCGTGCAGCGGGAGGTCCCGGACGCGCAGCTCGGGCGGGTGATGGCGCTGTGGAGCCTGCTCTTCGTCGGGACGCGACCGTTCGGGGCAGCCCTCGACGGGCTGCTCGCCGATGGCTTCGGCCCACGCTGGGCCGCGGCGGCGCTCGCGCTCCCGGTGCTTCTCGGCGCCCTGTTCCTCGGGAAGCGACTCGTCGGGCCGCCACCGGGACGGGTGGGGAGTCAGCCGGTCGACCTCGACGCGAGGTAG
- a CDS encoding FxsA family protein: MPVILVLAFVVVPLVELVVIIQVGQAIGTPWTVALLIIDSLIGAYLLKRESRRAWQDFRDALSAGRWPGDEVTQGGLVIVGGALLLTPGFVTDVVGLLCLLPPSRAIASRLIRARVGSASGFGTGTTEAGEARRGTRPGRNSAGEPNVLDVEVVDIQREPPPDRDDA, from the coding sequence ATGCCCGTCATCCTCGTGCTCGCCTTCGTCGTCGTCCCGCTCGTCGAGCTGGTCGTCATCATCCAGGTCGGCCAGGCGATCGGCACGCCGTGGACGGTCGCGCTCCTGATCATCGACAGCCTGATCGGGGCCTACCTGCTCAAGCGTGAGTCGCGCAGAGCATGGCAGGACTTCCGCGACGCGTTGTCCGCCGGGCGCTGGCCGGGGGACGAGGTGACCCAGGGTGGGCTCGTGATCGTGGGCGGAGCGCTCCTGCTGACGCCGGGGTTCGTGACCGACGTGGTCGGCCTGCTGTGCCTCCTCCCGCCGTCCCGGGCGATCGCGTCGCGGCTCATCCGCGCGCGCGTCGGGTCGGCGAGCGGGTTCGGCACCGGCACCACCGAGGCCGGGGAGGCGCGCCGCGGGACCCGCCCGGGACGCAACAGCGCCGGTGAACCGAACGTCCTGGACGTCGAGGTCGTCGACATCCAGCGCGAGCCGCCCCCGGACCGCGACGACGCCTGA
- the ccrA gene encoding crotonyl-CoA carboxylase/reductase, whose amino-acid sequence MDAIWDAISTGAAGEQLAGLALPDSMRAAVVRKEDTGLFEGLPSEEKDPRKSLRIDEVPIPPLGPNEVLIAPMASALNYNTVWTSIFEPLPTFGFLERMGKTSDLGARHDLPYHIVGSDAAAVVLRTGPGVTQWKVGDRVTVHCNYVDLEGPEGHEDSMLDASQKIWGFETNFGSLADLSMVKANQLMPMPTHLSWEEAASLGLVMATSYRMLVGENAARMKQGDVVLIWGATGGIGGFATQFVLNGGGIPVCVVSSPEKAEVLRGIGVEAVIDRKAEGYRFEKEDGTPDMKEIRRFGSKIRELVGRDPDIVFEHPGRTTFNASVVVCKRGGTIVTCASTSGYMHQYDNRHLWMRLKRIIGSHFANYNEAWEANRLVDQGMIHPILSKTYGLEDAAQGAYEMHHNLHAGKLGILVGAQEEGLGILDAAKRERHADAISAFRAFD is encoded by the coding sequence ATGGATGCGATCTGGGACGCCATCAGCACCGGTGCCGCGGGCGAGCAACTCGCCGGCCTCGCCCTGCCGGATTCGATGCGCGCCGCCGTGGTCCGCAAGGAGGACACGGGGCTGTTCGAGGGCCTGCCCTCCGAGGAGAAGGACCCCCGCAAGAGCCTGCGCATCGACGAGGTCCCGATCCCGCCGCTCGGGCCGAACGAGGTGCTGATCGCGCCGATGGCGTCGGCCCTGAACTACAACACCGTGTGGACGTCGATCTTCGAGCCGCTGCCGACCTTCGGCTTCCTCGAGCGCATGGGGAAGACCTCGGACCTCGGCGCCCGGCACGACCTGCCGTACCACATCGTCGGCTCGGACGCCGCCGCCGTGGTGCTGCGCACGGGCCCCGGTGTCACCCAATGGAAGGTCGGTGACCGGGTCACCGTGCACTGCAACTACGTCGACCTCGAGGGCCCCGAGGGCCACGAGGACTCGATGCTCGACGCGTCGCAGAAGATCTGGGGCTTCGAGACCAACTTCGGGTCGCTGGCCGACCTGTCGATGGTCAAGGCCAACCAGCTGATGCCCATGCCCACCCACCTGTCGTGGGAGGAAGCGGCGTCGCTCGGCCTGGTCATGGCCACCAGCTACCGCATGCTCGTCGGCGAGAACGCCGCCCGGATGAAGCAGGGCGACGTGGTGCTCATCTGGGGCGCCACCGGCGGCATCGGTGGGTTCGCGACCCAGTTCGTCCTCAACGGCGGCGGGATCCCGGTCTGCGTGGTGTCTTCGCCAGAGAAGGCCGAGGTGCTGCGTGGCATCGGCGTCGAGGCCGTCATCGACCGCAAGGCCGAGGGCTACCGGTTCGAGAAGGAGGACGGCACGCCGGACATGAAGGAGATCCGGCGGTTCGGCTCGAAGATCCGTGAGCTCGTCGGGCGCGACCCCGACATCGTCTTCGAGCACCCCGGTCGGACCACCTTCAACGCCTCGGTCGTGGTCTGCAAGCGCGGCGGCACGATCGTCACGTGCGCCTCGACCTCGGGCTACATGCACCAGTACGACAACCGGCACCTGTGGATGCGGCTCAAGCGCATCATCGGGTCGCACTTCGCCAACTACAACGAGGCGTGGGAGGCCAACCGGTTGGTCGACCAGGGGATGATCCACCCGATCCTGTCCAAGACCTACGGGCTCGAGGACGCCGCGCAGGGTGCCTACGAGATGCACCACAACCTGCACGCCGGGAAGCTCGGGATCCTCGTCGGGGCCCAGGAGGAGGGCCTCGGGATCCTCGACGCGGCCAAGCGCGAGCGCCACGCCGACGCCATCAGCGCCTTCCGCGCGTTCGACTGA
- the mca gene encoding mycothiol conjugate amidase Mca, producing the protein MTRRLLTVHAHPDDESSKGAATTARYADEGVRVTLATCTGGEAGEVLNPSCDPVAPERMTEVRRLELEAAAAIIGFSDVHQLGYIDSGWTEDLATVPLGTFWHVPVEESGARLARIVRAERPHVVLTYPEDGGYPHPDHIRTHDVTIAALALAEDPAADLGEDAGAPWRVAKVYASSAFPSERLAGLHEAIVAAGLESPFERWLADRPERFQDELPPDARIRCERWFARRDAALTAHVTQIDPDGFWFKVPRDLEAEVYPYEAFTRLRSDVPTDGIEDDLFAGLDVATLDAAGGRVAEHDATG; encoded by the coding sequence GTGACCCGCCGCCTGCTGACCGTCCACGCCCACCCGGACGACGAGTCGTCGAAGGGTGCGGCGACCACCGCCCGGTACGCCGACGAGGGGGTGCGGGTGACGCTGGCGACGTGCACCGGCGGCGAGGCCGGCGAGGTCCTCAACCCCTCGTGCGACCCGGTCGCCCCCGAACGCATGACCGAGGTCCGGCGGCTCGAACTCGAAGCCGCCGCCGCGATCATCGGGTTCTCCGACGTTCACCAGCTCGGCTACATCGACTCGGGGTGGACCGAGGACCTCGCCACGGTGCCGCTCGGCACCTTCTGGCACGTCCCGGTCGAGGAGTCGGGTGCACGCCTGGCCCGCATCGTCCGGGCCGAGCGACCGCACGTGGTGCTGACCTACCCCGAGGACGGCGGCTACCCGCACCCCGACCACATCCGGACCCACGACGTCACGATCGCCGCGTTGGCGCTGGCCGAGGACCCGGCCGCCGACCTCGGGGAGGACGCGGGCGCCCCGTGGCGGGTCGCCAAGGTCTACGCCTCGTCGGCGTTCCCGTCCGAGCGGCTCGCCGGCCTGCACGAGGCGATCGTGGCCGCCGGGCTCGAGAGCCCGTTCGAGCGGTGGCTGGCCGACCGCCCCGAGCGGTTCCAGGACGAACTGCCGCCGGACGCCCGGATCCGGTGCGAGCGGTGGTTCGCCCGGCGGGACGCGGCGCTGACCGCCCACGTGACCCAGATCGACCCGGACGGGTTCTGGTTCAAGGTCCCACGGGACCTCGAGGCCGAGGTCTACCCGTACGAGGCGTTCACGCGCCTGCGCTCCGACGTGCCGACGGACGGGATCGAGGACGACCTGTTCGCCGGCCTCGACGTCGCGACGCTCGACGCGGCTGGCGGTCGGGTGGCCGAGCACGACGCGACCGGGTGA
- a CDS encoding TrmH family RNA methyltransferase: MDRAYGPPAAAGPSLRREAAAADQVAAARRDPGRVVLEGAHAVKHALRFGADVELITTPDRAGLEALLDALAPDVALPEGRTVELDPDVWRALVPRELPSPALAVARRADVEVTDVLAAPGRVVVLEGPRHLGNLGAVIRVAAAADAGGVLVLGSADPWHPTAVRAAAGLQFALPVARVDALPVTDRHLVALDPGGEELGHGALAADAVILVGTERSGLSTELLARADTRARLPMRTGVSSLNLATAVAAALYR; this comes from the coding sequence ATGGATCGAGCCTACGGGCCTCCGGCGGCGGCAGGCCCGTCCCTGCGTCGGGAGGCCGCAGCTGCCGACCAGGTGGCCGCGGCACGGCGCGACCCCGGGCGGGTCGTGCTCGAAGGGGCCCACGCGGTCAAGCACGCGCTGCGTTTCGGTGCCGACGTGGAGCTGATCACGACCCCGGACCGGGCCGGCCTGGAGGCGCTGCTCGACGCACTCGCACCCGACGTGGCGCTGCCGGAGGGACGCACGGTGGAGCTGGACCCCGACGTGTGGCGGGCGCTGGTCCCCCGCGAGCTGCCGTCCCCCGCGCTCGCGGTCGCCCGCCGCGCCGACGTCGAGGTCACGGACGTCCTGGCCGCACCGGGCCGGGTGGTGGTGCTCGAGGGGCCACGGCACCTCGGCAACCTCGGCGCCGTGATCCGGGTCGCGGCCGCGGCCGACGCCGGCGGGGTCCTGGTGCTCGGCAGCGCCGATCCGTGGCATCCGACCGCGGTCCGGGCGGCGGCCGGCCTGCAGTTCGCCCTGCCCGTGGCACGGGTCGACGCGCTCCCGGTCACCGACCGCCACCTGGTCGCGCTCGATCCCGGGGGCGAGGAGCTCGGCCACGGCGCGCTGGCGGCCGACGCCGTCATCCTGGTCGGGACCGAGCGCAGCGGCCTGTCGACGGAGCTGCTCGCCCGCGCGGACACCCGTGCGCGCCTCCCGATGCGCACCGGGGTGTCGAGCCTCAACCTCGCCACCGCGGTCGCTGCCGCGCTCTACCGGTAG
- a CDS encoding TetR/AcrR family transcriptional regulator — protein MEGPRRRREGSDVGAREGARAAVRAARRDELLDAADRAIRRDGPEVSMEALAAEAGITKPVLYRHFGDRGGLFDAVAARHAQRLTDELRSAIAEQHHPRERIRTVMATYLAFLERDPELHRFVTRVAPSERQGARSPIDDALTVVCDQVVGAVTRELTGARLDPAPAATWGVGMVGMVQLVGDRWLEADDTPRDVLVDRLTDLIWYGFRGIVLRGPGA, from the coding sequence GTGGAGGGACCGCGCCGACGACGGGAGGGCAGCGACGTGGGCGCGAGAGAAGGCGCACGGGCCGCGGTGCGTGCCGCCCGCCGCGACGAGCTGCTCGACGCCGCCGACCGGGCCATCCGCCGTGACGGACCGGAGGTGTCGATGGAGGCGCTGGCCGCCGAGGCCGGCATCACCAAGCCCGTGCTGTACCGCCACTTCGGGGATCGCGGCGGGTTGTTCGACGCGGTCGCCGCTCGCCACGCGCAGCGGCTGACCGACGAGCTGCGGTCGGCCATCGCCGAGCAGCACCACCCGCGCGAGCGCATCCGCACCGTGATGGCGACCTACCTCGCGTTCCTCGAGCGTGACCCCGAGCTGCACCGCTTCGTGACCCGCGTCGCGCCCTCCGAGCGGCAGGGCGCCCGGTCGCCCATCGACGACGCGCTCACCGTCGTGTGCGACCAGGTCGTCGGGGCCGTCACCCGCGAGCTGACCGGTGCCCGCCTCGATCCGGCGCCCGCGGCGACCTGGGGGGTCGGGATGGTCGGCATGGTGCAGCTGGTCGGCGACCGGTGGCTCGAGGCCGACGACACGCCCCGTGACGTCCTCGTGGACCGGCTGACGGACCTGATCTGGTACGGCTTCCGCGGCATCGTCCTGCGCGGCCCGGGAGCCTGA
- a CDS encoding acyl-CoA dehydrogenase family protein: protein MPFDLKLTEEQISAQKWAHDFARKEMREATVDGVPAHRHYDEVEEFPWPIVQKAAEVGLYGLEYYQMAGQDPTGLTQALIIEELFWGCAGIGLAIFGSGLALAGLASSGTGDQIAEWAPRIFGTPDDVKVGAYAVSEPGAGSDVSKIRTKATKVEGGWLLNGEKIWITNGGIADVHIVVATVDPTIGHRGQASFIVTSDAEGFQETKKTKKLGIRASHTAELSFTDCFVPDEQLLGGQDKLDAKIDAAHNPDPNRKSSGALSTFEATRPIVGIQAVGVARAAFDASVQYAMERETFGVPIIRHQAIAFKLADMATEIDAARLLCWRGINMGTTWTPFKHGEGSMAKLHAGRTAVRVTDEAIQIHGGFGYSREFDVEKFHRDSKIYEIFEGTKEIQQLVIGRAIARSHGGTAA from the coding sequence GTGCCGTTCGATCTGAAGCTCACCGAGGAGCAGATCTCCGCCCAGAAGTGGGCGCACGACTTCGCTCGCAAGGAGATGCGGGAGGCCACCGTCGACGGTGTGCCCGCCCACCGCCACTACGACGAGGTCGAGGAGTTCCCCTGGCCCATCGTGCAGAAGGCGGCCGAGGTCGGTCTGTACGGCCTCGAGTACTACCAGATGGCCGGTCAGGACCCCACGGGTCTGACCCAGGCGCTGATCATCGAGGAGCTGTTCTGGGGCTGCGCCGGTATCGGCCTCGCCATCTTCGGCTCGGGTCTCGCGCTCGCGGGCCTGGCGTCGTCGGGCACCGGTGACCAGATCGCCGAGTGGGCGCCGCGCATCTTCGGCACACCCGACGACGTCAAGGTCGGCGCCTACGCCGTGTCCGAGCCGGGCGCCGGGTCGGACGTCAGCAAGATCCGCACCAAGGCCACCAAGGTCGAGGGCGGGTGGCTGCTCAACGGCGAGAAGATCTGGATCACCAACGGGGGCATCGCTGACGTCCACATCGTGGTCGCCACCGTCGACCCGACGATCGGTCACCGCGGCCAGGCCTCGTTCATCGTGACCAGCGACGCCGAGGGCTTCCAGGAGACCAAGAAGACCAAGAAGCTCGGCATCCGCGCCTCGCACACCGCCGAGCTGTCGTTCACCGACTGCTTCGTGCCCGACGAACAGCTGCTCGGTGGGCAGGACAAGCTCGACGCCAAGATCGATGCGGCTCACAACCCGGATCCGAACCGCAAGTCCAGCGGCGCGCTGTCGACCTTCGAGGCGACCCGTCCGATCGTCGGCATCCAGGCCGTCGGCGTGGCCCGCGCGGCCTTCGACGCGTCCGTGCAGTACGCGATGGAGCGCGAGACGTTCGGTGTGCCGATCATCCGCCACCAGGCGATCGCCTTCAAGCTCGCCGACATGGCCACCGAGATCGACGCCGCCCGCCTGCTGTGCTGGCGCGGGATCAACATGGGGACGACCTGGACCCCGTTCAAGCACGGCGAGGGCTCGATGGCCAAGCTGCACGCGGGCCGCACCGCCGTCCGCGTGACCGACGAGGCGATCCAGATCCACGGCGGCTTCGGGTACTCGCGCGAGTTCGACGTCGAGAAGTTCCACCGCGACTCGAAGATCTACGAGATCTTCGAGGGCACCAAGGAGATCCAGCAGTTGGTCATCGGTCGCGCCATCGCCCGCAGCCACGGCGGCACGGCCGCCTGA